A DNA window from Corynebacterium ciconiae DSM 44920 contains the following coding sequences:
- a CDS encoding glutamate ABC transporter substrate-binding protein — protein MRAPAPCRRLVALGLILSVTISGCSEVEPDNDPAPTWVKELAQEQPSFPAGAQREEAGSHPPVEVDAATTFASIRPDRRSPAERIPEIVKRGYIIVGVDQSQNLLSYRDPATGELSGFEIDLARNIARDIFDDPHAIDFRFIDASDRVSALDNGTVDMVIRTMTITPERQEQVAFSVPYFTSQTRVLAHKGSGTTGVNSLHGRTVCVADQSTALQHARAYAPNADILRVRNWADCLVALQQDQVDAVVGDDSILAGIAAQDPTTEIVGRPIGEESYGVGIAQPDRLHDTTGLIQQVNSTIERIIRDGTWRSIYTRTLGPYQTSVSPPEPHYLDEEGER, from the coding sequence ATGCGCGCGCCCGCCCCCTGTCGACGCCTCGTGGCGCTAGGACTCATCCTCAGCGTCACGATCAGCGGCTGCTCCGAGGTAGAACCCGACAACGATCCCGCTCCCACCTGGGTCAAAGAGCTGGCGCAGGAGCAGCCCTCCTTCCCCGCCGGCGCGCAGCGTGAGGAGGCGGGCAGCCACCCGCCGGTGGAGGTGGACGCGGCCACCACCTTCGCCTCCATCCGGCCCGATCGGCGCAGCCCCGCAGAGCGCATTCCAGAGATCGTGAAGCGCGGCTACATCATTGTTGGGGTGGATCAATCCCAGAATCTGCTCTCCTATCGCGATCCCGCCACCGGCGAGCTCTCCGGCTTCGAAATCGATCTGGCCCGTAACATCGCCCGCGATATCTTTGACGATCCGCATGCCATCGACTTCCGGTTTATTGACGCCTCAGACCGGGTCTCGGCGCTGGACAACGGCACCGTGGACATGGTGATCCGCACCATGACGATCACTCCAGAGCGCCAAGAGCAGGTGGCTTTCTCGGTGCCCTATTTCACCTCCCAAACCCGGGTGCTCGCCCACAAGGGCTCCGGCACCACCGGGGTGAACTCACTGCACGGGCGCACCGTGTGCGTGGCCGATCAGTCCACAGCGCTGCAGCACGCCCGCGCCTACGCCCCCAACGCCGATATATTGCGGGTACGTAACTGGGCGGACTGCCTCGTGGCCTTGCAGCAGGACCAAGTGGATGCCGTGGTGGGAGATGATTCGATTCTCGCCGGCATCGCCGCCCAGGATCCCACCACCGAGATCGTGGGCCGGCCCATCGGCGAGGAAAGCTATGGGGTGGGCATCGCCCAGCCCGACCGCCTGCACGACACCACCGGGCTGATCCAGCAAGTCAACTCCACCATCGAACGCATTATCCGCGATGGCACCTGGCGCTCGATCTACACTCGGACCCTCGGGCCCTACCAAACCTCGGTGTCTCCGCCCGAGCCCCACTACCTGGATGAGGAGGGAGAACGCTGA
- a CDS encoding ABC transporter permease subunit yields the protein MWNAIRAEFIKLTTTRSFYITSLLYFLFGIGLAGMVGFGTRQLAANPEIAEANADVALDAQGLLFAVDVVTVIFMVQAVLMVTSEYSRNQSTSTFTAIPQRWRVVVAKWLLYAVLAAIISLVTVLVALYLGKFIAGDAAASMDIWGDEHVQRALWAKPIAIMLSVTFAMGMAWLLRNTAGTLLVVLVWSFGLESILGVTIPKVGPYISGYGPFNHLAAFQSTMPVNEGPDWGATTSGLYFAAWALAFFVAGAIVMNKRDA from the coding sequence ATGTGGAATGCCATTCGCGCGGAGTTCATCAAACTCACCACCACCCGCTCCTTCTACATCACCTCCTTGCTGTATTTCCTCTTCGGAATCGGCCTCGCCGGCATGGTGGGCTTCGGCACACGCCAACTGGCCGCCAACCCCGAGATCGCGGAGGCCAATGCTGATGTCGCCCTCGACGCCCAAGGCCTGCTCTTCGCAGTAGACGTGGTCACCGTGATCTTCATGGTCCAGGCGGTGCTCATGGTCACCTCCGAATACAGCCGCAACCAATCCACCTCCACCTTCACCGCCATCCCCCAGCGCTGGCGGGTCGTGGTGGCCAAGTGGCTCCTCTACGCCGTGCTGGCTGCGATCATCTCCCTCGTCACCGTCCTCGTGGCGTTGTACCTGGGCAAGTTCATCGCCGGCGACGCGGCCGCGTCAATGGATATCTGGGGAGACGAACACGTCCAACGCGCCCTCTGGGCCAAGCCGATCGCCATCATGCTCAGCGTCACCTTCGCCATGGGCATGGCCTGGCTGCTGCGCAACACTGCCGGCACGCTGCTGGTGGTGCTCGTGTGGAGCTTCGGACTGGAATCCATCCTCGGTGTGACCATCCCCAAGGTCGGCCCCTACATCAGCGGCTACGGCCCCTTCAATCACCTCGCCGCTTTCCAATCCACCATGCCCGTCAACGAGGGACCGGACTGGGGAGCCACCACCAGCGGGCTCTACTTTGCCGCGTGGGCACTCGCCTTCTTTGTGGCCGGCGCAATCGTGATGAACAAGCGCGACGCCTAA
- a CDS encoding acetate kinase → MSYSLVLNSGSSSIKFQLVDPASHAQDEPFASGLVEQIGEDSGRVTLKHQGDKHVVEAPIPDHSVGLKLAFDLMREHGCGIEDVDISAVGHRVVHGGLVFSQPVILTDEVISMVRDLIPLAPLHNPANIDGIEVAQSLLPDIPHVGVFDTGFFHSLPPAAALYAINNEVAGEYGVRRYGFHGTSHEYVSQHVPALLDKPADVVNQITLHLGNGASCAAIRGGLAIDTSMGLTPLAGLVMGTRSGDIDPGIVFHLARQANMSIDEIDELLNRKSGVKGIAGVNDFRVLRERIEEGDDDAWLAYNIYIHQLRRYIGSYMVALGRVDAITFTAGVGENDKFVRADALENLEWFGIKIDPERNELPNDGPREISADDSQVKVFVVPTNEELAIARYADQLAKNS, encoded by the coding sequence ATGAGCTACTCCCTTGTTCTTAACTCTGGCTCCTCCTCCATCAAGTTTCAGCTGGTGGATCCTGCCTCCCACGCCCAAGACGAGCCCTTTGCCTCTGGGCTGGTGGAGCAGATTGGGGAGGACTCCGGCCGTGTGACCCTGAAACATCAAGGGGATAAGCACGTGGTGGAGGCGCCGATTCCCGATCACTCGGTGGGGCTAAAACTGGCCTTCGACCTCATGCGCGAGCATGGCTGCGGCATCGAGGATGTGGACATCTCCGCAGTGGGGCACCGCGTGGTGCACGGCGGTTTGGTGTTCTCGCAGCCGGTGATCCTCACGGATGAGGTAATCAGCATGGTGCGCGATCTCATCCCCCTTGCGCCGCTGCACAACCCAGCCAATATCGACGGCATTGAGGTGGCGCAGTCGCTCCTGCCGGACATCCCGCACGTAGGCGTGTTCGACACCGGTTTCTTCCACTCCTTGCCGCCCGCTGCCGCGCTCTACGCCATCAACAACGAGGTGGCCGGCGAGTACGGGGTGCGCCGCTATGGCTTCCACGGAACCAGCCACGAGTATGTGTCCCAGCACGTTCCCGCGCTGCTAGATAAGCCCGCTGATGTGGTAAATCAGATCACCTTGCACCTGGGCAATGGTGCGTCCTGTGCCGCTATTCGCGGTGGGCTGGCCATCGATACCTCTATGGGGCTGACTCCGCTGGCCGGTCTGGTGATGGGTACCCGTTCTGGCGACATCGATCCCGGTATCGTCTTCCACCTGGCCCGCCAGGCAAATATGAGCATCGATGAGATCGATGAGCTGCTTAACCGCAAGTCCGGTGTGAAGGGCATCGCCGGGGTGAATGATTTCCGCGTCCTGCGCGAGCGCATCGAAGAGGGCGATGATGATGCCTGGCTGGCCTACAACATCTACATTCACCAGCTGCGTCGCTACATCGGCTCCTACATGGTGGCCCTGGGCCGCGTGGATGCCATCACGTTTACCGCTGGGGTAGGAGAAAACGACAAGTTTGTCCGTGCCGATGCGCTAGAGAACCTCGAGTGGTTCGGCATCAAGATCGATCCCGAGCGCAATGAGCTGCCGAATGATGGCCCGCGTGAGATCTCTGCCGATGATTCTCAGGTGAAGGTTTTTGTGGTTCCCACGAACGAGGAACTCGCAATTGCCCGCTACGCAGATCAATTGGCCAAAAACAGCTAG
- a CDS encoding Na/Pi symporter: MAADSPARPLGTTHPRNPRITTSDSDVLAPSLLGMAVRWSGVVGAVVLLLLALALLADATSMLSHDTITTLVAAAAHPVVGLCLGIAATAVVQSSTTITTVTVAAVATGVVPLPLAIAIIMGANIGTSVTSAIVALSFMRSPVEFRRAFAAAHVQGIFNTASVAVLFPFELVAHPLERASHWLTSRILSESPHQEIPTAEFVRRLTDPVVEVAGTRGVAGSVLGQAAAPWVVLVLGAALLLGSVYLITRQLHVLMAQATRTLMERALGDSQATGVAAGAALTALIHSSSTVTSSIVPFAAVGSITTREALSLTLGANIGTTLTTLMATLAVQGPAGTTGLEVALVHVLFNLLGVIVVMLIQPATDGIIHLADWLAGVAQPHPGLSSAAVLAYYLVLPGAVVALYVLLG; encoded by the coding sequence GTGGCAGCTGATTCCCCCGCCCGCCCATTGGGCACCACTCACCCGCGTAATCCGCGGATCACCACCTCCGATTCGGATGTGCTTGCCCCGTCCTTGCTGGGCATGGCGGTGCGCTGGTCCGGTGTGGTGGGCGCAGTGGTGCTTCTCCTTTTGGCTTTGGCATTGCTTGCCGACGCCACCTCCATGCTCTCCCACGACACCATCACCACCCTGGTCGCGGCGGCCGCCCACCCAGTGGTGGGGCTGTGCCTAGGGATCGCCGCCACGGCGGTGGTGCAATCCTCCACCACCATCACCACGGTGACGGTGGCCGCAGTAGCCACCGGGGTGGTGCCTTTACCTTTGGCGATCGCGATCATCATGGGCGCCAACATCGGCACCTCGGTGACCTCGGCGATCGTGGCCTTGAGTTTCATGCGCTCGCCGGTGGAGTTTCGCCGTGCCTTTGCCGCCGCCCATGTGCAGGGCATCTTTAATACCGCGAGCGTGGCAGTGCTCTTTCCCTTCGAGCTGGTGGCGCATCCTCTCGAGCGCGCCAGCCACTGGCTCACCTCGCGGATCTTAAGCGAAAGCCCCCACCAGGAGATCCCCACCGCGGAGTTTGTGCGGCGGCTGACAGATCCCGTCGTGGAGGTAGCGGGGACGCGCGGGGTGGCGGGCAGCGTGCTTGGGCAGGCGGCAGCACCCTGGGTGGTGCTTGTTCTGGGGGCTGCGCTGCTACTCGGGTCGGTGTATCTGATTACCCGGCAATTGCATGTGCTCATGGCCCAGGCCACCCGCACGCTCATGGAGCGGGCCCTCGGCGATTCTCAGGCCACTGGGGTGGCGGCCGGGGCGGCGCTGACGGCGCTTATTCATTCCTCGTCCACGGTGACGAGCTCGATCGTGCCTTTTGCCGCTGTGGGCTCGATCACCACCCGCGAGGCGCTGTCCCTGACCCTCGGGGCCAATATCGGCACCACGCTGACCACGCTCATGGCCACGCTCGCGGTGCAGGGGCCAGCGGGCACCACCGGGCTGGAGGTGGCGCTGGTGCATGTGCTCTTTAATCTGCTCGGCGTGATTGTGGTGATGCTGATCCAGCCCGCCACCGATGGCATCATCCACCTGGCGGACTGGTTGGCCGGGGTGGCCCAGCCGCACCCGGGCTTAAGCAGCGCGGCGGTGCTGGCCTACTACCTAGTTCTGCCCGGCGCAGTGGTGGCGCTGTACGTGCTCTTGGGTTAG
- a CDS encoding ABC transporter ATP-binding protein, with product MIEVSGLSKRYGSTLAVDNLSFSVKPGVVTGFLGPNGAGKSTTLRMILGLDSPSSGTATIDGRTYAELDDPLRTVGSLLDAKAVHPHRSAANHLRWMAASNGIDSSRVDEVLRLVGLSDVAGRKAGGFSLGMAQRLGLAGALLGDPEYLLLDEPVNGLDPEGIRWVRTFLRSLAAEGRTILVSSHLLSEMAQTADHLLVIGRGRLVSDCPTEEFINNSSQSTVLVRTDHPRELAAALQEENLRAEASADPQGREVLLVHDATTDVVGGLAYSIGVAVHELTEQRGSLEDAFMRSTGDAVQYHAHTTTAAPQRPEGEI from the coding sequence ATGATTGAAGTTTCTGGGCTGAGCAAACGCTACGGCTCCACGCTGGCGGTGGATAATCTCTCCTTCAGCGTCAAGCCGGGCGTCGTCACCGGATTTCTGGGGCCCAACGGCGCCGGTAAATCCACCACCTTGCGCATGATTCTGGGGCTGGATAGCCCCAGCTCGGGCACAGCCACGATCGATGGCCGCACCTATGCGGAGCTCGATGATCCGCTGCGGACCGTCGGATCGCTGCTGGATGCGAAGGCGGTGCACCCGCACCGCAGTGCCGCCAACCACCTGCGCTGGATGGCCGCCTCCAATGGCATCGACTCCAGCCGTGTGGACGAGGTGCTTCGGCTGGTGGGCCTGAGCGATGTCGCTGGCCGCAAGGCCGGCGGTTTCTCCCTGGGTATGGCGCAGCGCCTCGGCCTGGCCGGCGCGCTGCTGGGCGATCCCGAGTACCTGCTGCTCGACGAGCCCGTCAACGGTCTTGACCCAGAGGGCATCCGCTGGGTGCGCACCTTCCTGCGTTCCCTCGCGGCGGAGGGCCGCACCATTCTCGTCAGCTCCCATCTGCTCTCCGAGATGGCGCAAACCGCCGATCACCTTTTGGTGATTGGTCGCGGGCGCCTCGTCTCTGATTGCCCCACCGAGGAGTTCATCAACAACTCCTCGCAATCCACGGTGCTCGTGCGTACCGATCATCCCCGCGAGCTCGCCGCAGCGCTACAGGAGGAAAACCTCCGCGCCGAGGCCTCCGCCGACCCCCAAGGCCGCGAGGTATTGCTGGTCCACGACGCCACCACCGATGTGGTGGGCGGGCTGGCCTATTCCATCGGCGTGGCCGTGCACGAGCTCACCGAGCAGCGCGGCTCCTTGGAGGATGCCTTCATGCGCAGCACCGGCGACGCCGTGCAGTACCACGCCCACACCACCACCGCTGCGCCGCAGCGCCCAGAAGGGGAGATCTAA
- the cls gene encoding cardiolipin synthase, whose product MISVSLEWWQTVGLIIDYSIRILAIGIVPEGRRPAASTAWLLIILVLPIVGLPLFLLMGSAYINRRRHRLQQQANQAIEAVQSEAPDYPQHTTLSPELESIVRLNRTLTNIPAVTGTTKGLLPDYYNSLRRMAEAIDGATDYVHIEIYIIAWDDTTDHFFRACERAVQRGVRVRLLFDHVGSWKYPGYMRLGRRLDAIGVEWHVMLPLRPWFGRWRRPDLRNHRKMVIVDSEVAFMGSQNLIDTHYLLDANIEADRHWIDLMVELEGPVVNSLRAVFAMDWYFETGEALNVLEEKPSPELPEDPDSDINILQLVPSGPGIPTSPNLRLFNSIAHHAKQRLILCSPYFIPDESLFEAITSACYRGVQVDLLVSERADNFIVHHAQSSYYQALLEAGVRIHTYPKPYVLHSKFMVADPASTDRDAIGVVGSSNMDMRSFNLNYEVSLMVARGSLTTRLTELADAYIASSSQIDLEQWSTRGFWRKYLDNACKLTSGLA is encoded by the coding sequence GTGATCAGCGTGAGCTTGGAGTGGTGGCAAACGGTAGGGCTGATCATCGACTACTCCATTCGTATCTTGGCCATCGGCATTGTGCCGGAGGGGCGTCGCCCTGCCGCGTCCACGGCGTGGCTGCTGATCATCCTTGTGCTGCCCATTGTGGGCCTCCCCTTGTTCCTGCTCATGGGCTCGGCCTATATCAATCGCCGCCGCCACCGCCTGCAGCAGCAGGCGAATCAGGCCATTGAGGCCGTGCAATCGGAGGCCCCAGACTATCCGCAGCACACCACACTCAGCCCCGAGCTGGAATCCATTGTGCGGCTTAACCGCACGCTCACGAACATCCCCGCTGTCACCGGCACCACCAAGGGGCTGCTGCCGGACTATTACAACAGCCTGCGCCGCATGGCCGAAGCCATCGATGGTGCCACCGATTATGTGCACATCGAGATCTACATCATCGCCTGGGATGACACCACGGATCACTTCTTCCGGGCCTGCGAGCGGGCAGTGCAGCGCGGGGTGCGGGTGCGCTTGCTCTTCGATCACGTGGGCTCGTGGAAGTATCCGGGATATATGCGCTTGGGCAGGCGGCTCGACGCCATCGGAGTGGAGTGGCATGTGATGCTGCCGCTGCGCCCGTGGTTTGGCCGCTGGCGCCGCCCCGATCTGCGCAATCACCGCAAGATGGTGATCGTGGACTCCGAGGTGGCCTTCATGGGATCGCAGAACCTCATCGATACCCACTATCTGCTGGATGCCAATATCGAGGCCGATCGGCACTGGATCGATCTCATGGTGGAGCTGGAGGGGCCGGTGGTGAACTCGCTGCGCGCGGTGTTCGCCATGGATTGGTACTTCGAAACGGGCGAGGCGCTGAACGTGCTGGAGGAAAAACCCAGCCCCGAGCTGCCGGAGGATCCGGATTCGGATATCAATATTTTGCAGCTGGTGCCCTCTGGCCCGGGTATTCCGACCTCGCCGAATCTTCGTTTGTTTAATTCCATCGCCCATCACGCCAAGCAACGGCTCATTCTCTGCTCGCCCTATTTCATCCCCGATGAGTCCCTGTTTGAGGCCATCACCAGCGCCTGCTACCGCGGGGTGCAGGTGGATCTGTTGGTGAGCGAGCGGGCCGATAATTTCATCGTCCATCACGCCCAGTCCAGCTACTACCAGGCGCTGCTGGAGGCGGGGGTGCGGATCCACACCTACCCCAAGCCCTATGTGCTGCATTCGAAGTTCATGGTGGCCGATCCGGCCTCCACGGATCGCGACGCCATTGGGGTGGTGGGCTCCTCCAATATGGATATGCGCAGCTTCAACCTCAACTACGAGGTCTCGCTCATGGTGGCGCGCGGCTCGCTCACCACCCGTCTCACCGAGCTGGCCGATGCCTATATCGCCAGCTCCTCGCAGATTGACCTTGAGCAGTGGTCTACCCGCGGCTTCTGGCGCAAGTACCTAGACAATGCTTGCAAGCTCACCTCCGGCTTGGCCTAG
- a CDS encoding serine/threonine protein kinase: protein MSEEEHPVMGTEAVPFDPFADEEDEEQELDSDSSIQALLADLGALRDGPNQPTAPTKVQDDPSERSRREALSTFRERRTHTRVGRVVAEGMVQLPFVPLHDPERALIDPSEDIAAGTEAPALSPGDVVANQYTVLGVIAHGGMGWVYLAEDSNVSGRWVVLKGMMADTSHPSQGVAEAEREFLADITHPAIVKIFNFIDDPRVDGGFIVMEFVGGPSLRDRAKRSGGTIDIDVAIGYILEVLPALSYLHSRGVVYNDLKPDNIIVTEDQVKLIDLGAVSGIGAFGYIYGTKGFQAPEVATQGPSVASDIYTIGRTLAALTLPLPMSDGVYEPGIPSPTAEPLLRRYLSFYRLLLRCTHEDPAQRFTDVSQLEIQLYGVLREILAIRDGIQYPSHHSAFSPQRTTFGTKHLVFQTDQLIDGVDRTVRITPDEVISALPVPLIDTNDPGASLLSGTSYSEPTETLETLHQAMQSSEYEHSTEIPLGVVRALLDLGFRDEAKSWLESLEDRLGGDWRHQWFSGVTTMLTGDLLAAQRHFNQVLHILPGEPAPKLALAAVNDMLLQESSHDHTALLSDTAFKAALLGPDAADVTPEQISSISDDWNYVTSVPAKLRFHTIQLYQLVWATNPTTVSSAFGLARQLYAEGQANLAVAALDKVPQASRHQRMAQLSTIMMLISGESNESAIRRAARRLEEIPTNEPRYLQLQAAVTAAGLYWLRSNDLAEACSPNELFDDPFTQTGLRYGLARCLRGLARSAHHTLHRYELIDMANKVRPTTWL from the coding sequence ATGAGCGAGGAGGAGCATCCCGTGATGGGCACCGAGGCGGTGCCCTTTGACCCCTTCGCCGATGAGGAGGATGAGGAGCAGGAACTCGATTCCGATAGCTCCATCCAGGCGCTGCTCGCGGATCTGGGCGCACTGCGCGACGGGCCGAACCAGCCCACCGCACCCACCAAGGTGCAGGACGATCCTTCCGAGCGCAGCCGCCGCGAGGCGCTCTCAACCTTCCGCGAGCGCCGCACCCACACCCGCGTGGGCCGAGTGGTGGCCGAGGGCATGGTGCAGCTTCCCTTCGTGCCTTTGCACGATCCCGAGCGCGCCCTCATCGATCCGAGTGAGGACATCGCCGCAGGCACCGAGGCCCCGGCGCTCAGCCCGGGCGATGTGGTGGCCAATCAGTACACGGTGCTCGGGGTGATCGCCCACGGCGGCATGGGCTGGGTGTATCTGGCCGAGGACAGCAATGTCTCCGGCCGCTGGGTGGTGCTCAAAGGCATGATGGCCGATACCTCACACCCCTCCCAGGGCGTGGCCGAAGCCGAGCGCGAGTTCCTGGCAGACATCACCCACCCGGCGATTGTGAAGATCTTCAACTTCATCGATGACCCGCGGGTAGACGGCGGCTTCATCGTGATGGAGTTTGTGGGCGGCCCCTCGCTGCGGGACCGGGCGAAACGCTCAGGAGGGACCATCGATATCGATGTGGCCATTGGCTACATTCTCGAGGTGCTGCCCGCCCTGTCCTATCTGCACTCCCGAGGTGTGGTGTACAACGACCTCAAGCCGGACAACATCATCGTTACCGAGGACCAAGTCAAGCTCATTGACCTCGGTGCGGTTTCCGGCATCGGCGCCTTCGGCTACATTTACGGCACCAAGGGATTCCAGGCCCCCGAGGTAGCCACCCAGGGCCCCTCGGTGGCCTCGGATATCTACACCATTGGGCGCACGCTTGCCGCGCTCACTCTGCCGCTACCGATGAGCGATGGGGTGTACGAGCCGGGTATCCCCTCCCCCACCGCGGAGCCGTTGCTGCGCCGCTACTTGAGCTTCTACCGGCTACTTCTGCGCTGCACCCACGAGGATCCGGCGCAGCGCTTCACGGACGTATCGCAACTGGAGATCCAGCTCTACGGTGTGCTGCGAGAGATCCTCGCCATTAGAGATGGCATCCAATACCCCTCGCATCATTCGGCCTTTTCGCCGCAGCGTACAACCTTCGGCACCAAGCATTTGGTGTTTCAGACCGATCAGTTGATCGACGGGGTGGATCGCACCGTGCGCATCACCCCAGACGAGGTGATCTCCGCGTTGCCGGTGCCCTTGATCGACACCAACGATCCCGGGGCCTCCTTGCTTTCTGGTACCTCCTACTCCGAGCCCACCGAGACCCTGGAGACCCTGCACCAGGCCATGCAGTCCAGCGAGTATGAGCATTCCACCGAGATCCCGCTCGGCGTGGTGCGCGCACTGCTGGACCTCGGCTTTAGGGACGAGGCGAAATCCTGGCTGGAGTCCTTGGAAGACAGGCTCGGTGGGGACTGGCGCCACCAGTGGTTTTCTGGGGTCACCACCATGCTCACCGGCGACCTACTGGCCGCACAGCGCCACTTCAACCAAGTGCTGCACATTCTGCCCGGCGAGCCGGCCCCGAAGCTAGCACTCGCCGCGGTCAATGACATGCTGCTGCAGGAAAGCTCGCACGATCACACCGCGTTGCTCAGCGATACCGCATTCAAGGCGGCGCTTTTAGGCCCCGATGCGGCGGATGTTACCCCCGAACAGATCAGCTCCATCAGCGATGATTGGAACTATGTAACCAGCGTGCCCGCGAAGCTTCGCTTCCACACCATCCAGCTCTATCAGCTGGTGTGGGCCACCAACCCCACCACCGTGAGCTCTGCTTTCGGCCTGGCCCGACAGCTCTACGCCGAGGGACAAGCGAACCTCGCGGTGGCGGCGCTCGATAAAGTGCCCCAGGCCTCTCGGCACCAGCGCATGGCGCAGCTGAGCACCATCATGATGCTCATCTCTGGCGAATCCAACGAGTCCGCTATCCGCCGCGCGGCCCGAAGGTTGGAGGAGATCCCCACCAACGAGCCCCGCTACCTGCAGCTTCAGGCAGCAGTCACGGCCGCTGGGCTCTATTGGCTGCGCAGCAACGACCTCGCCGAGGCATGTTCACCCAATGAGCTTTTCGACGATCCCTTCACCCAAACCGGCCTGCGCTACGGCCTCGCCCGCTGCCTCCGCGGCCTGGCCCGCAGCGCCCACCACACGCTGCATCGCTACGAGCTCATCGACATGGCCAATAAAGTGCGCCCCACCACTTGGCTGTAG
- a CDS encoding exodeoxyribonuclease III, with protein MRIASWNINSVRTRIERAVDLLQRHDIDVLALQETKVKDEAFPTEPFTEAGYEVAHFGLNQWNGVALISRVGLENVRTSFPQQPGYHNDPTAPQDIEARALGAECGGVEVWSLYVPNGREIAHPHYDYKLRFLYTLGAYAHSLSTPAVFVGDYNIAPRDSDVWDASFFAGKTHLTEPERHAFSFLCSEGVEETSRRFTEGEYSYWDYTAMRFPKNEGMRIDFQVATAALAGRACAGFIDREERSGKGASDHAPVVVDYE; from the coding sequence ATGCGAATTGCCTCGTGGAACATTAACTCCGTGCGCACGCGCATCGAGCGCGCCGTGGATCTGCTGCAGCGCCATGACATCGATGTGCTGGCGCTGCAGGAAACCAAGGTCAAAGACGAGGCCTTCCCCACCGAGCCCTTCACCGAGGCCGGCTACGAGGTAGCGCACTTCGGGCTCAACCAGTGGAATGGCGTGGCGCTGATCTCCCGCGTCGGCCTAGAAAATGTGCGCACCAGCTTCCCGCAGCAGCCCGGCTATCACAACGATCCCACCGCCCCGCAGGACATTGAGGCTAGGGCGCTCGGCGCCGAGTGCGGGGGCGTGGAAGTGTGGAGCCTGTATGTGCCCAATGGCCGCGAGATCGCCCACCCGCACTATGACTACAAGCTGCGTTTCCTCTACACCTTGGGGGCCTACGCCCACAGCCTGAGCACGCCTGCGGTATTCGTGGGCGATTACAACATCGCCCCGCGCGATAGCGATGTGTGGGATGCCTCCTTCTTCGCGGGGAAAACGCACCTCACCGAACCGGAGCGCCACGCTTTCTCGTTCCTCTGCAGCGAGGGCGTGGAGGAAACCTCCCGCCGCTTCACCGAGGGCGAGTACAGCTACTGGGACTACACGGCCATGCGCTTTCCTAAAAACGAGGGCATGCGCATCGACTTCCAGGTGGCCACTGCTGCCCTGGCTGGCCGCGCCTGCGCGGGGTTTATTGACCGCGAGGAGCGCAGCGGCAAGGGGGCGTCGGATCACGCACCCGTGGTGGTGGACTATGAGTAA
- a CDS encoding NUDIX domain-containing protein translates to MDGDGNGWSFAPDGSRRWGLFGAAGLFLIASPRSNPRVLLQHRAHWTAEGGTWALPGGARDSHETAVEAALREAREETSIDTSRVDVVDSVVTAGPYLSGWSYTQVLATCPEPLATQGNEESVELHWVPLAELSSYPLMTAFAESLPLMRSVIAAGEVASISSGRPQH, encoded by the coding sequence ATGGATGGAGACGGAAACGGTTGGAGCTTCGCCCCAGACGGCTCGCGGCGCTGGGGCCTGTTTGGCGCGGCCGGGCTTTTTCTCATCGCCTCGCCCCGCAGCAACCCGCGGGTACTGCTGCAGCACCGCGCCCACTGGACGGCAGAGGGCGGCACCTGGGCTCTGCCGGGCGGGGCGCGGGACTCGCACGAAACCGCCGTGGAGGCCGCCCTGCGTGAGGCCCGGGAAGAAACCAGTATTGATACCTCCCGCGTCGATGTGGTGGATTCCGTGGTCACTGCGGGGCCCTATCTCTCCGGCTGGAGCTACACCCAAGTGCTGGCCACCTGCCCTGAACCGCTGGCCACGCAGGGCAATGAGGAGTCCGTGGAGCTGCACTGGGTGCCCCTGGCGGAGCTTTCTTCCTATCCGCTCATGACGGCCTTCGCCGAGTCGTTGCCCCTCATGCGATCGGTGATCGCCGCCGGCGAGGTGGCGTCGATAAGCTCAGGGCGCCCGCAGCACTGA